The Theropithecus gelada isolate Dixy chromosome 3, Tgel_1.0, whole genome shotgun sequence genomic sequence NNNNNNNNNNNNNNNNNNNNNNNNNNNNNNNNNNNNNNNNNNNNNNNNNNNNNNNNNNNNNNNNNNNNNNNNNNNNNNNNNNNNNNNNNNNNNNNNNNNNNNNNNNNNNNNNNNNNNNNNNNNNNNNNNNNNNNNNNNNNNNNNNNNNNNNNNNNNNNNNNNNNNNNNNNNNNNNNNNNNNNNNNNNNNNNNNNNNNNNNNNNNNNNNNNNNNNNNNNNNNNNNNNNNNNNNNNNNNNNNNNNNNNNNNNNNNNNNNNNNNNNNNNNNNNNNNNNNNNNNNNNNNNNNNNNNNNNNNNNNNNNNNNNNNNNNNNNNNNNNNNNNNNNNNNNNNNNNNNNNNNNNNNNNNNNNNNNNNNNNNNNNNNNNNNNNNNNNNNNNNNNNNNNNNNNNNNNNNNNNNNNNNNNNNNNNNNNNNNNNNNNNNNNNNNNNNNNNNNNNNNNNNNNNNNNNNNNNNNNNNNNNNNNNNNNNNNNNNNNNNNNNNNNNNNNNNNNNNNNNNNNNNNNNNNNNNNNNNNNNNNNNNNNNNNNNNNNNNNNNNNNNNNNNNNNNNNNNNNNNNNNNNNNNNNNNNNNNNNNNNNNNNNNNNNNNNNNNNNNNNNNNNNNNNNNNNNNNNNNNNNNNNNNNNNNNNNNNNNNNNNNNNNNNNNNNNNNNNNNNNNNNNNNNNNNNNNNNNNNNNNNNNNNNNNNNNNNNNNNNNNNNNNNNNNNNNNNNNNNNNNNNNNNNNNNNNNNNNNNNNNNNNNNNNNNNNNNNNNNNNNNNNNNNNNNNNNNNNNNNNNNNNNNNNNNNNNNNNNNNNNNNNNNNNNNNNNNNNNNNNNNNNNNNNNNNNNNNNNNNNNNNNNNNNNNNNNNNNNNNNNNNNNNNNNNNNNNNNNNNNNNNNNNNNNNNNNNNNNNNNNNNNNNNNNNNNNNNNNNNNNNNNNNNNNNNNNNNNNNNNNNNNNNNNNNNNNNNNNNNNNNNNNNNNNNNNNNNNNNNNNNNNNNNNNNNNNNNNNNNNNNNNNNNNNNNNNNNNNNNNNNNNNNNNNNNNNNNNNNNNNNNNNNNNNNNNNNNNNNNNNNNNNNNNNNNNNNNNNNNNNNNNNNNNNNNNNNNNNNNNNNNNNNNNNNNNNNNNNNNNNNNNNNNNNNNNNNNNNNNNNNNNNNNNNNNNNNNNNNNNNNNNNNNNNNNNNNNNNNNNNNNNNNNNNNNNNNNNNNNNNNNNNNNNNNNNNNNNNNNNNNNNNNNNNNNNNNNNNNNNNNNNNNNNNNNNNNNNNNNNNNNNNNNNNNNNNNNNNNNNNNNNNNNNNNNNNNNNNNNNNNNNNNNNNNNNNNNNNNNNNNNNNNNNNNNNNNNNNNNNNNNNNNNNNNNNNNNNNNNNNNNNNNNNNNNNNNNNNNNNNNNNNNNNNNNNNNNNNNNNNNNNNNNNNNNNNNNNNNNNNNNNNNNNNNNNNNNNNNNNNNNNNNNNNNNNNNNNNNNNNNNNNNNNNNNNNNNNNNNNNNNNNNNNNNNNNNNNNNNNNNNNNNNNNNNNNNNNNNNNNNNNNNNNNNNNNNNNNNNNNNNNNNNNNNNNNNNNNNNNNNNNNNNNNNNNNATTTACATATCACTGTCATGAAAACAACCACGTAGAGAGAGAAGTACAGGGACTTCCAAAATCCCATAATGAGTGTCAGGCCTTACCCAGGGAGACCAGAGTCTCACAGTTGCCCCTCACCACGTGCTTATAGAGCTCCTTCTGCCAGTCCTCCAGCTTACCCCACTCCTGCTCAGAGAACTACACAGCCACATCATCAAAGGCCACGGCACCTGAAACCACAAGGGTCACACTCGCTCACCCACATGCTCAGTCTCGGCCCCGTGGCCTCCCCGACCCCAGGGTGCCCCAGGGCACCCCTGGGCTACCTTGGGGGACTCCCCCTTGCTGACCGGGGGCAGGCGCAGGATGCGGAAGTTCCTGGTGCACAGCAGGTTCTCCACATTCTCCAGCTGCCTCTGCAGCAGCCCGTACTCCTGTAGCAGAGTTCCCAGCATGGCCCATGTGTCCTCCAGCTGGTTCCTGAACTCCTCGGCTGTCTTCTCACAGTC encodes the following:
- the LOC112621738 gene encoding LOW QUALITY PROTEIN: protein ZNF783-like (The sequence of the model RefSeq protein was modified relative to this genomic sequence to represent the inferred CDS: inserted 1 base in 1 codon; substituted 1 base at 1 genomic stop codon), with translation MAGLHPAGGQWVRDLAPLTISSSQAEFRLPWQESKDSPTYSSHQTISAWTMATNMHAMERKTEWQVACLLSLEGQTGTAKKKLXDCEKTAEEFRNQLEDTWAMLGTLLQEYGLLQRQLENVENLLCTRNFRILRLPPVSKGESPKVALAFDDVAVXFSEQEWGKLEDWQKELYKHVVRGNCETLVSLGKA